A DNA window from Drosophila biarmipes strain raj3 chromosome 2R, RU_DBia_V1.1, whole genome shotgun sequence contains the following coding sequences:
- the LOC108022965 gene encoding eukaryotic translation initiation factor 3 subunit B translates to MAKKKSEEHSGADANDSDYNEEPNFEDPPNFVDNISDEDLLGDMLAQRPSEADGVESVVVVDNIPKVEPVRLEKLKSVINKLFSHCGDIVNVVYPVDEEGKTKGYAFMEYKQASQAEEAVKKLNNHRLDKNHTFAVNLFTDFHKYENIPEKWEPPTVQTFKVQSDLYNFINDPDAYDQYCVAAETAPNCVQVGFWQNVLPEPFELETRERFTDTFVKWSPLGTYVVTFHKPGVAIWGGSSFQKIQKFPHPGTQFVEFSPCENYLVTYGPTPTGQKIIIWDIRTGAEKRSFVADGMSVLSMFRWSHDDKFVARMGENSIHIYETPSFYLLDLKSIKIPGIRGFSWSPTDNVIAYWVEEQNQIPARVTLMEIPKKREIRNKNLFHVADCKLHWQKSGDYLCVKVDRYSKLKKDKKDLDVKFLGMFYNFEIFHMREKEIPVDSVEIRELILAFAWEPIGNKFSIIHGEPNSSNVSFYEVNKGVKPSLVKRLEKKSCTHLFWSPRGQFIVMANLTMGTFEFVDSTNDYIISASPDHFRASEVEWDPTGRYVVTGVSSWKVKEDTGFNMYTFQGRIIKRTILKNFVQFLWRPRPPTLLSEEKQKEIKKNLKKYYAAFEQKDRLRLTRASKELLEKRSQLRETFMEYRNKRIAEWADQKSRRIMLRGHVDTDNLETDEVDEEIVEFLVKEEVTLLE, encoded by the exons ATGGCCAAGAAGAAAAGCGAGGAGCACTCCGGTGCGGATGCGAACGACAGCGACTATAACGAGGAGCCGAACTTCGAGGATCCGCCCAACTTTGTGGACAACATCAGCGATGAAG ACCTGCTCGGCGACATGCTCGCCCAGCGCCCCTCGGAGGCGGACGGCGTCGAGAGCGTGGTGGTGGTGGACAACATCCCCAAGGTGGAGCCGGTGCGCCTGGAGAAGCTGAAGTCGGTCATCAACAAGCTCTTCTCGCACTGCGGCGACATCGTCAATGTGGTCTATCCCGTGGACGAGGAGGGCAAGACCAAGGGCTACGCCTTCATGGAGTACAAGCAGGCCAGccaggcggaggaggcggtCAAGAAGCTGAACAACCACCGTCTGGACAAGAACCACACCTTTGCCGTCAATCTCTTCACCGATTTCCATAA GTACGAGAATATCCCGGAGAAGTGGGAGCCACCAACCGTGCAGACCTTCAAGGTGCAGAGCGACCTGTACAACTTCATCAACGACCCGGACGCCTATGACCAGTACTGCGTGGCCGCGGAAACCGCTCCCAACTGCGTGCAGGTGGGCTTCTGGCAGAACGTCCTGCCCGAACCCTTCGAGCTGGAGACCCGCGAACGCTTCACCGATACCTTCGTCAAGTGGTCGCCCTTGGGCACGTATGTGGTCACTTTCCACAAGCCCGGCGTCGCCATCTGGGGCGGCAGCAGTTTCCAGAAGATTCAGAAGTTCCCCCACCCCGGCACTCAGTTCGTTGAGTTCTCGCCCTGCGAGAATTATCTCGTGACTTACGGACCCACACCCACGGGACAAAAGATCATCATCTGGGACATCCGCACCGGAGCCGAGAAACGTTCGTTTGTGGCCGATGGCATGTCGGTGCTGTCCATGTTCCGCTGGTCGCATGACGACAAGTTTGTGGCCCGCATGGGTGAGAACTCGATCCACATTTACGAGACGCCCTCTTTCTATCTGCTGGACCTGAAGTCCATTAAGATTCCCGGCATCCGAGGTTTTTCGTGGTCGCCCACGGACAACGTGATCGCCTACTGGGTGGAGGAGCAGAATCAAATTCCCGCCCGCGTCACCCTGATGGAGATCCCCAAGAAGCGCGAGATCCGCAACAAGAACCTTTTCCATGTGGCCGACTGTAAGCTGCACTGGCAAAAGTCCGGTGACTACCTGTGCGTCAAGGTGGATCGCTACTCCAAGTTGAAGAAGGACAAGAAGGACCTGGACGTCAAGTTCCTAGGCATGTTCTACAACTTTGAGATCTTCCACATGCGCGAGAAGGAGATTCCCGTTGACTCAGTAGAGATTCGCGAGCTGATTCTGGCCTTCGCCTGGGAGCCCATCGGCAACAAGTTTTCCATCATCCACGGCGAACCCAACTCCTCCAACGTGAGCTTCTACGAGGTGAACAAGGGCGTGAAGCCCAGCTTGGTGAAGCGTTTAGAGAAGAAGTCGTGCACCCATCTGTTCTGGTCACCACGCGGCCAGTTCATCGTAATGGCCAACCTCACCATGGGAACCTTTGAGTTTGTGGACTCCACGAACGACTACATCATCAGCGCTTCTCCGGATCACTTCCGCGCTTCCGAGGTCGAATGGGACCCTACTGGACGCTATGTTGTGACTGGAGTCTCCTCCTGGAAGGTGAAGGAGGACACCGGCTTTAACATGTACACGTTCCAGGGTCGCATCATCAAGCGCACCATCCTCAAAAACTTCGTGCAGTTCTTGTGGCGCCCGCGTCCACCCACCCTGCTCAGCGAGGAGAAGCAGAAGGAGATCAAAAAGAACCTGAAGAAGTACTACGCCGCCTTCGAGCAGAAGGATCGCCTGCGTCTCACCCGCGCCTCAAAGGAGCTGCTCGAGAAGCGCTCCCAGTTGCGCGAGACCTTCATGGAGTACCGCAACAAGCGCATCGCCGAGTGGGCGGATCAGAAGAGTCGTCGCATCATGCTGCGCGGGC ACGTGGACACAGACAACTTGGAAACTGATGAAGTGGATGAAGAGATTGTTGAATTTTTAGTCAAGGAAGAAGTCACCCTGCTGGAGTAG